In Candidatus Kerfeldbacteria bacterium, a single genomic region encodes these proteins:
- a CDS encoding GNAT family N-acetyltransferase, whose protein sequence is MATLRLEPLRESMREAYLDIALEMIQHREPNTEWHFDRALNDFTGLLKYYQERARGINLPPGFSPETKLFGVVDGIIIGRVGIRHSLTPTQTETLGHIGYIVRPTWRGKGYGKQLFSLALTHAREFGLDKIHIVSRRDNYPSLRILAQVSATPQSIIRDAHGIERSRFIIDLKRT, encoded by the coding sequence ATGGCTACCTTGAGACTTGAGCCACTGCGTGAATCAATGCGCGAAGCATATTTGGATATCGCTCTCGAGATGATACAGCATCGAGAGCCAAATACTGAATGGCATTTTGATCGAGCCTTGAATGATTTTACTGGTTTACTGAAGTACTACCAAGAGCGAGCGCGCGGCATCAATCTACCGCCTGGCTTTAGTCCTGAAACAAAACTATTCGGCGTCGTCGATGGTATTATCATCGGCCGAGTGGGCATCCGACACAGCCTCACCCCAACCCAAACTGAAACGCTGGGGCATATCGGCTATATCGTCCGTCCGACGTGGCGAGGAAAAGGCTATGGTAAACAGCTTTTTTCACTCGCCTTGACTCATGCTCGTGAATTCGGCCTGGATAAAATCCACATCGTCTCTCGCCGAGATAATTACCCGTCACTCAGAATTCTCGCCCAGGTGAGCGCCACTCCCCAAAGTATCATTCGAGACGCACACGGAATAGAACGCAGCAGATTTATTATTGATTTAAAACGAACATGA
- a CDS encoding tRNA-dihydrouridine synthase, with translation MSHKSIWKTLPRPIIGLSPMDGYTDSAFRRVCKSVNPSVLVYTEFSSADGVHHEARRVLEKFTYHPSEHPIIAQIFGKDPETFATAAKYLEAQGFDGIDINMGCPSKSVVRSEHGVALRKNCDRAFHLIETVAKATSLPVSVKTRLGWSDASDLISFGKGCENAGAQAIAIHGRTYTEPYNCPARFEPIYELKKAVAIPVLGNGGITSIADGKAKLDNLDGFLIGQAAIGNPWVFSEQPAPSFIEKIPLIKEHARLLFELKGEKWAAFEVRKHLLAYVRNIPHATQYRSQLVRVTSLTEVNAALDAIGAQVHTESIAASQQPIPSYAT, from the coding sequence ATGTCGCACAAATCAATCTGGAAAACATTGCCACGGCCGATTATCGGCCTCTCCCCGATGGATGGCTATACCGATAGCGCTTTTCGACGTGTGTGCAAATCCGTCAATCCATCGGTTTTGGTATACACCGAATTTTCTTCAGCCGACGGTGTCCACCATGAGGCACGTCGGGTACTTGAGAAATTTACGTATCATCCGTCAGAACACCCAATCATTGCCCAAATATTTGGCAAAGATCCGGAGACCTTCGCCACAGCGGCAAAATATTTGGAAGCACAAGGCTTCGACGGAATCGACATAAATATGGGCTGCCCCTCAAAAAGCGTGGTGCGCTCCGAGCATGGCGTGGCACTACGTAAAAACTGCGATCGTGCGTTTCATTTGATTGAAACAGTAGCCAAAGCTACTTCCCTGCCAGTTTCTGTCAAAACACGCCTTGGCTGGAGTGACGCATCTGACCTGATATCATTTGGCAAGGGTTGCGAGAATGCCGGGGCGCAAGCCATTGCTATTCACGGCCGCACCTATACTGAGCCCTATAATTGTCCAGCTCGCTTTGAACCAATTTATGAACTGAAGAAAGCCGTCGCCATCCCTGTCCTCGGTAATGGCGGCATCACGTCCATTGCCGATGGAAAAGCGAAATTGGACAATCTGGACGGTTTCTTAATTGGCCAGGCCGCCATCGGCAACCCATGGGTATTTAGTGAACAACCCGCGCCGAGTTTTATTGAAAAAATACCCCTCATTAAAGAACACGCTCGGCTGCTTTTCGAACTGAAGGGCGAAAAATGGGCAGCCTTCGAAGTGCGCAAACATCTACTCGCCTACGTGCGTAATATCCCGCATGCCACTCAGTATCGTTCTCAATTAGTGCGCGTCACCAGCCTGACTGAAGTCAATGCCGCACTTGATGCAATTGGCGCGCAGGTGCACACTGAATCCATAGCAGCAAGCCAACAACCCATTCCCAGCTATGCCACCTAA
- a CDS encoding MBOAT family protein translates to MLFSSPIFLFAFLPIFFIIYFSLRTQRLRNLWLLIVSLIFYTWGEGKLVMIMLLTSGIDYVAGLGIERGFRGIFRPRAARAFITTHRSRSQTVFLVLSVVSNLALLGFFKYFNFGIDNLNAIFEFFGWQTITLSGMWQIVLPLGISFYTFQSMSYTIDVYRGTVKATTSYIDFMAFVTMFPQLVAGPIVRYEVVARELIDRIVTRNGFAYGIRRFVMGLGKKMLIANLVAVPADAIFALPAEALTAPMTWFGAVCYALQIYFDFSGYSDMAIGMGRMLGFNFLENFNFPYVAKSIRDFWRRWHISLSTWFRDYLYIPLGGNKRSRGRVYFNLLFVFFVTGLWHGSSWNFIVWGLFHGVFLLLERTRFGELLGRVWWPIRQLYVLFVVLIGWVFFRAETLGEAWQFIIAMFRFGTAGQTEYHLGLFVTPVILWAFVAGIIGCTPVIPWLHGHIRRWWEQSAHVSGRIIQVSWTTAVFIALAGIFLLTVMHMANDTYNPFIYFRF, encoded by the coding sequence ATGCTGTTTAGTTCGCCAATTTTCTTATTCGCGTTTCTTCCAATTTTTTTTATTATATATTTTTCGCTGCGTACACAGCGGTTGCGTAACCTGTGGCTACTCATCGTCAGCTTGATTTTTTATACTTGGGGTGAGGGAAAATTAGTTATGATTATGCTTCTGACCTCTGGGATTGATTACGTTGCTGGTTTAGGAATTGAGCGGGGATTTCGAGGAATCTTTCGGCCACGGGCAGCACGGGCATTTATCACGACCCATCGGAGCCGATCCCAGACTGTATTTTTGGTACTCTCCGTAGTTTCTAATTTGGCGTTACTTGGGTTTTTTAAATATTTTAATTTTGGCATTGATAATCTTAATGCCATTTTTGAATTTTTTGGCTGGCAGACAATTACCCTCTCGGGCATGTGGCAGATAGTGCTACCTTTGGGCATTAGCTTCTATACTTTCCAATCAATGAGCTATACCATTGATGTATACCGCGGTACGGTTAAGGCAACGACGAGCTACATCGATTTTATGGCATTCGTCACCATGTTTCCTCAGCTGGTAGCTGGGCCGATTGTACGCTATGAAGTGGTGGCACGCGAGCTGATTGACCGTATTGTCACGCGCAACGGATTTGCCTATGGCATACGTCGGTTTGTTATGGGGCTGGGCAAGAAAATGCTCATTGCCAATTTAGTAGCTGTTCCGGCAGATGCAATTTTTGCCTTACCCGCTGAGGCACTGACCGCTCCGATGACGTGGTTTGGGGCTGTCTGTTATGCACTGCAAATTTATTTTGATTTTTCCGGATACTCGGATATGGCGATTGGCATGGGACGCATGCTTGGTTTCAACTTTCTTGAGAATTTTAATTTTCCCTATGTAGCAAAATCAATCCGAGATTTCTGGCGTCGATGGCATATTTCATTGTCCACTTGGTTTCGTGACTATTTGTATATTCCGTTGGGTGGTAATAAACGCTCTCGCGGACGAGTATATTTTAATTTACTCTTTGTATTTTTTGTGACCGGTTTGTGGCACGGTTCTAGTTGGAATTTTATCGTTTGGGGATTATTTCACGGGGTTTTTTTGCTACTTGAGCGAACTCGTTTCGGTGAGTTGCTTGGCCGAGTCTGGTGGCCGATCCGACAACTGTATGTACTCTTCGTTGTCTTAATTGGTTGGGTTTTCTTTCGTGCCGAAACATTAGGGGAGGCGTGGCAGTTTATTATAGCCATGTTCAGATTTGGTACTGCCGGTCAAACAGAGTACCACCTAGGCTTATTTGTTACCCCGGTGATTCTATGGGCGTTTGTTGCTGGTATTATTGGTTGCACGCCAGTTATCCCGTGGTTGCACGGCCACATTCGTCGCTGGTGGGAACAAAGCGCTCACGTGAGTGGGCGTATTATCCAAGTTTCGTGGACTACGGCAGTCTTCATTGCATTGGCGGGAATTTTCTTACTGACGGTCATGCATATGGCGAATGATACCTACAATCCATTTATTTATTTCAGGTTTTAA
- a CDS encoding ATP-grasp domain-containing protein encodes MEFVTITNSTNPRTNELLSAACQQRKISYRELDADRHSTTELPPLAPGTLLYRVATGIRPATMERMLLRSNIVTLYRDPLYLRNDRYATLTLFHAGIPMPRTIFSPLRQSIDADVRYLGGYPVIIKIIGGSHGIGVLRADSRESLLSFMDYLDQEEMYYILRSYIHVPNSARLIVLGAQVIDSIEYQVPEGDFRSNVGEAPKVQPKKFDATLERSAVAAVQALGLEFGGVDILYDTQSHYVVEVNFPCYFGRAQDATGFNTAGAVIDYLKAKAEKNGYLET; translated from the coding sequence ATGGAATTTGTTACAATTACCAATTCGACAAATCCCCGAACCAACGAGCTGCTTTCGGCTGCCTGCCAGCAGCGAAAAATATCCTATCGGGAGCTGGACGCCGACCGTCATTCAACGACGGAATTGCCGCCCCTCGCTCCCGGGACACTCCTCTATCGAGTGGCAACCGGCATTAGACCAGCAACAATGGAACGGATGCTTCTCCGTTCTAATATTGTGACACTGTACCGCGACCCGCTCTATCTGCGTAATGACCGCTACGCCACGCTCACCCTATTCCACGCCGGCATCCCGATGCCCCGCACGATATTCTCCCCATTGCGCCAGTCGATTGACGCGGATGTCCGATACCTCGGCGGATACCCGGTCATTATCAAAATCATCGGCGGCAGTCATGGCATCGGCGTACTCCGTGCTGACTCACGCGAATCACTGTTATCCTTCATGGATTATCTAGATCAAGAAGAAATGTATTATATTCTGCGCAGTTATATTCATGTGCCAAATTCAGCTCGATTGATTGTCTTGGGTGCGCAGGTCATAGACAGCATTGAATACCAGGTTCCCGAAGGTGACTTCCGATCAAACGTCGGTGAAGCTCCAAAAGTACAACCTAAAAAATTTGATGCAACATTAGAACGATCGGCGGTAGCCGCCGTTCAGGCGCTGGGCCTAGAATTTGGTGGCGTCGACATTCTCTATGATACGCAGTCTCATTATGTCGTTGAAGTTAATTTCCCGTGCTATTTCGGACGGGCCCAAGACGCCACTGGATTTAATACGGCGGGTGCAGTGATTGATTATCTAAAAGCAAAAGCTGAAAAAAATGGCTACCTTGAGACTTGA
- a CDS encoding 2-oxoacid:ferredoxin oxidoreductase subunit beta: MATTPLTQRDYTTKYTPSWCPGCGNFGIMPATKGAFAELGIPPHQIAMIFGIGCSSNGSNFYNVYAFHGIHGRSLPVASGVKLANSELTVVADSGDGDAYGEGISHFVHTARTNIDITYLVHDNHLYSLTTGQTSPTSEEGMKTKSAPFGNIDHPFNPIATAILNGATFVAQGFSSDIPQLKELIKQAIKHRGFSFINIMQLCPTFNKLNEFPWYKERVIKLEDEKHNTSDYQAALMQAVRTDGKIPLGVFYQIEKPTYHDRLEQLKTPLVKHRIDRIDITRSLEIYR, translated from the coding sequence ATGGCGACCACACCCCTAACTCAGCGCGATTACACGACGAAATACACCCCCAGCTGGTGTCCGGGTTGTGGCAATTTTGGCATTATGCCTGCCACCAAAGGCGCCTTTGCTGAGCTTGGCATTCCGCCGCACCAGATAGCTATGATTTTCGGCATCGGCTGTTCTTCCAACGGATCAAATTTTTATAACGTCTATGCCTTTCATGGCATTCATGGCCGTTCATTGCCGGTGGCATCTGGTGTGAAGCTGGCTAATAGCGAATTGACCGTGGTGGCTGATTCGGGTGACGGCGATGCGTATGGTGAGGGGATCAGTCATTTTGTCCATACCGCCCGGACCAACATTGATATTACCTATTTAGTGCACGACAATCATTTGTATAGTTTAACGACTGGCCAAACCTCGCCAACATCGGAGGAGGGCATGAAAACGAAATCAGCGCCGTTTGGTAATATTGATCATCCTTTTAATCCTATTGCTACCGCCATACTGAATGGCGCGACGTTTGTGGCGCAGGGGTTCTCTTCTGACATTCCGCAACTCAAAGAGCTGATCAAGCAAGCGATCAAGCACCGAGGGTTTTCATTTATCAATATTATGCAGCTCTGCCCGACATTTAATAAATTAAATGAATTTCCTTGGTACAAGGAGCGGGTGATAAAGCTAGAAGACGAAAAGCATAACACCTCAGATTATCAAGCAGCACTGATGCAAGCAGTGCGGACCGATGGGAAAATTCCCCTGGGGGTGTTTTACCAAATTGAGAAGCCGACGTACCACGATCGACTCGAGCAACTGAAAACACCATTGGTGAAGCATCGAATAGATCGCATTGATATTACTCGATCACTTGAAATATACCGATAG
- a CDS encoding FTR1 family protein yields MAASFLITIRESLEAALIVGIVISYLRRTSQTTYIRVAWLGVIAGVAFSVFCAILFQRLLGGFVGRTEAIFEGFAMLAGGLLITTLIFWMMQRYQSSAKLKKQIDQHVTAAYPWGIFWLTGVAVMREGIETVIFLQSARFTSPDHNLIGALLGIAAGIALGYAVYTGTLKMNLKRFFTVTAILLMFIAAGLIAHGVHELQEAHLLPWGTDELWNINPTQLADGTLPFWHENGTVGSFLKSLFGFNGNPSLLEVLAYGIYLSGIAVLWYLMRGSTQTKKPVDAAESA; encoded by the coding sequence ATGGCCGCAAGCTTTCTCATCACCATTCGCGAATCACTTGAAGCAGCATTGATTGTGGGCATTGTTATCAGTTATTTGCGCCGCACTTCCCAAACAACCTACATCCGTGTGGCCTGGCTGGGAGTAATCGCCGGTGTCGCATTCAGCGTTTTCTGCGCAATCCTCTTCCAGCGGCTACTGGGAGGCTTTGTTGGACGTACCGAAGCAATTTTTGAAGGCTTTGCCATGTTAGCTGGCGGCCTACTCATAACCACACTGATTTTCTGGATGATGCAACGCTACCAGAGCAGTGCCAAATTAAAAAAACAGATTGATCAACATGTGACTGCTGCCTACCCCTGGGGCATTTTTTGGTTAACCGGTGTCGCGGTCATGCGCGAAGGCATAGAAACCGTTATTTTTCTCCAGTCAGCCCGCTTCACTTCCCCCGACCACAATTTGATCGGAGCCCTCCTCGGGATTGCCGCAGGCATTGCTCTCGGTTATGCAGTATATACGGGTACTCTCAAAATGAACCTAAAGCGCTTCTTTACCGTTACCGCCATATTACTGATGTTTATTGCGGCTGGACTTATTGCGCACGGCGTGCACGAATTGCAAGAAGCACACCTGCTTCCCTGGGGTACTGACGAACTATGGAATATTAATCCCACGCAATTGGCAGATGGGACCCTTCCATTTTGGCACGAAAATGGAACCGTCGGTAGTTTTCTGAAAAGCCTCTTTGGATTTAATGGCAATCCCTCTTTGTTAGAAGTGCTGGCATATGGTATTTATCTATCAGGTATCGCCGTGCTGTGGTATCTCATGCGCGGGTCAACCCAGACTAAAAAACCCGTTGACGCAGCAGAATCAGCGTGA
- a CDS encoding NUDIX domain-containing protein, whose amino-acid sequence MPPKLFIATKAFILHQGKILIVREAPTYATGTQIGKYDVVGGRLQAGEHFDDGLKREAREEVGLEIEVGSPFFVNESWPTINGEQHQIVRVFFRCTAKTTAVQLSHDHDDFQWIEPHYYFQYPIIENLIPAFQSLITKR is encoded by the coding sequence ATGCCACCTAAATTATTCATTGCCACCAAAGCATTTATCCTCCACCAGGGCAAAATATTAATCGTGCGTGAAGCACCAACCTACGCCACCGGCACCCAAATCGGCAAATATGACGTGGTGGGTGGCCGTTTGCAGGCTGGGGAACATTTTGACGATGGCCTGAAACGTGAAGCCCGAGAAGAGGTTGGTTTGGAAATCGAAGTGGGCAGCCCATTTTTTGTCAACGAATCATGGCCAACCATTAACGGTGAACAACATCAAATCGTTCGAGTTTTTTTCCGTTGCACCGCAAAAACGACCGCGGTACAACTGAGCCACGATCATGATGATTTCCAGTGGATAGAACCTCACTACTATTTTCAATACCCTATTATTGAAAATCTAATTCCGGCATTTCAATCATTAATTACAAAGCGATGA
- a CDS encoding carbohydrate kinase family protein, giving the protein MRVIVSGSLAYDRIMDFPGHFGDHILPKKIHQLNVSFNVSTFRQEFGGTAGNIAYGLRLLGVEPRIIARSGSDFGAYRTWLSRHRISQATIRTDLQATAAAHIITDQDDNQITGFFPGALGRSYGSFPKSLFTDVGLAIISPGNLVDMDRLPRELHKHQVLYFFDPGQVTTALSKATLLQGISGALGMFCNDYELAMIVSKTSLPLPQLRKRLELLIVTRGGAGSDVYAGGEQYRIPIVKPRRLVDPTGAGDAYRAGFIAGLLRGYSIETIGRFAATVAVHAVEQYGTQTYRFTSTTIRQRFNQAFGHTLE; this is encoded by the coding sequence ATGCGCGTTATCGTTTCAGGATCACTAGCCTATGATCGGATTATGGATTTTCCGGGACATTTTGGTGATCATATTCTTCCCAAGAAAATCCACCAGTTGAATGTGAGTTTCAATGTATCGACATTTCGTCAGGAATTTGGCGGAACCGCTGGCAATATTGCGTACGGGTTACGTCTTTTAGGCGTCGAGCCGCGCATCATAGCTCGATCGGGGAGTGATTTTGGGGCATATCGCACTTGGCTTTCTCGTCATCGGATCTCGCAGGCGACCATTCGTACCGATCTTCAGGCAACCGCCGCCGCGCATATTATTACTGATCAGGACGATAATCAAATTACCGGATTTTTCCCCGGCGCCTTGGGGCGATCCTACGGTAGTTTTCCGAAATCATTATTTACCGATGTCGGTTTGGCAATTATATCCCCGGGGAATCTCGTAGATATGGATCGATTGCCACGCGAACTTCATAAGCATCAGGTGTTGTATTTTTTCGATCCGGGACAGGTAACCACGGCGCTGTCAAAAGCTACACTCTTGCAGGGGATTAGCGGCGCACTGGGGATGTTTTGCAACGATTATGAATTAGCCATGATTGTTTCAAAAACCTCATTACCGCTTCCTCAACTGCGGAAGCGACTTGAATTGTTAATCGTGACGCGGGGTGGGGCGGGTTCTGACGTGTACGCGGGTGGGGAGCAGTATCGAATTCCGATTGTGAAGCCGCGACGACTGGTCGATCCCACAGGCGCGGGGGACGCGTATCGAGCGGGATTCATCGCTGGTTTGCTCCGCGGGTATTCGATTGAAACAATTGGTCGATTCGCTGCTACGGTGGCCGTCCATGCCGTCGAGCAGTATGGAACACAGACCTATCGTTTTACGAGTACGACGATTCGTCAGAGATTTAATCAAGCATTTGGTCACACCCTGGAATAA